A window of Parasynechococcus marenigrum WH 8102 contains these coding sequences:
- a CDS encoding biliverdin-producing heme oxygenase — MSVALATQLREGTKKSHTMAENTGFVSCFLKGVVDKASYRKLVADLYFVYTAMEEEISKLGDHPVVGPVGMQELNRRDALEQDLVFYFGAGWKDQIQPSPSAAAYVERIHAVAQESPELLVGHHYTRYLGDLSGGQILKNIAQKAMNMDGDDGLNFYVFNDIADEKAFKTTYRSTMDELPIDQAMADRIVEEANHAFHLNMNMFKELEGNLVAAIGKVLFGFLTRRQRAGSTEAAAA; from the coding sequence ATGTCTGTCGCTCTGGCTACCCAGCTCCGGGAAGGCACCAAGAAATCCCACACGATGGCCGAAAACACCGGCTTCGTGAGTTGCTTCCTCAAGGGAGTTGTGGACAAGGCCAGCTACCGCAAGCTGGTGGCTGATCTCTACTTCGTGTACACCGCAATGGAAGAGGAGATCTCCAAGCTGGGCGATCACCCCGTGGTCGGTCCGGTGGGCATGCAGGAGCTCAACCGACGTGATGCCCTGGAGCAGGATCTCGTCTTTTACTTCGGTGCTGGCTGGAAGGATCAGATTCAACCGTCTCCCTCAGCAGCGGCTTATGTGGAGCGGATCCATGCCGTGGCTCAGGAGTCACCGGAGTTGCTGGTGGGTCACCACTACACCCGCTACCTCGGCGACCTCTCCGGTGGCCAGATCCTCAAGAACATTGCCCAGAAGGCGATGAACATGGATGGAGATGATGGCCTCAACTTCTACGTCTTCAACGACATCGCCGACGAGAAGGCTTTCAAGACCACCTATCGCTCCACGATGGATGAGCTGCCTATCGATCAGGCGATGGCCGATCGGATCGTGGAAGAAGCCAATCACGCCTTCCACCTGAACATGAATATGTTCAAGGAACTGGAGGGCAACTTGGTGGCTGCCATCGGCAAAGTGCTGTTCGGTTTCCTGACCCGTCGCCAGCGCGCTGGCAGTACGGAGGCTGCGGCGGCCTGA
- the kdsA gene encoding 3-deoxy-8-phosphooctulonate synthase codes for MTARQIQLGDITFANDRPFALLGGVNVLEDLDFALRCAGHYKQVCERLGIPLVFKASYDKANRSSIHSFRGPGLEAGLQILQAVKDTLGIPVITDVHSPEEAKAAAKVADIIQLPAFLARQTDLVRAMAETGAVINIKKPQFLSPEQIRNIVDKFRECGNEQLLICERGTNFGYDNLVVDMLGFGVMKRTCDDLPLIFDVTHALQCRDPGGAASGGRRSQVVDLAKAGMAVGLAGLFLEAHPDPNQARCDGPSALPLDQLEPFLTQVKAIDDLVKSQPMININ; via the coding sequence ATGACAGCACGTCAGATTCAGCTCGGCGACATCACCTTCGCCAACGACCGCCCCTTCGCCTTGCTCGGCGGTGTGAACGTGCTGGAGGATCTGGACTTCGCCCTGCGCTGCGCTGGCCACTACAAGCAGGTGTGCGAACGCCTGGGGATCCCCCTGGTGTTCAAGGCCTCCTACGACAAGGCCAATCGCTCCTCAATTCATTCCTTCCGTGGGCCAGGGCTCGAGGCTGGTCTGCAAATTCTGCAAGCCGTCAAAGACACCCTCGGCATCCCGGTGATCACAGACGTCCACAGTCCTGAGGAAGCCAAGGCAGCCGCCAAGGTGGCCGACATCATTCAGCTGCCGGCTTTCCTGGCCAGGCAGACCGATCTGGTGCGGGCGATGGCTGAAACAGGCGCGGTGATCAACATCAAGAAGCCGCAGTTCCTCAGCCCCGAACAGATTCGGAACATCGTTGACAAATTCCGCGAATGCGGCAACGAGCAACTGCTTATCTGTGAGCGTGGCACCAACTTCGGCTACGACAACCTCGTGGTGGACATGCTCGGCTTTGGGGTAATGAAACGCACCTGCGACGATCTGCCGCTGATCTTTGATGTCACCCATGCCCTCCAGTGCCGCGACCCCGGCGGTGCCGCCTCCGGTGGCCGTCGCTCCCAGGTGGTGGATCTGGCCAAAGCGGGGATGGCTGTGGGCCTGGCGGGTCTGTTCCTGGAAGCCCACCCCGATCCCAACCAGGCCCGCTGCGACGGGCCAAGTGCGCTTCCCTTGGATCAACTTGAACCGTTCCTGACCCAGGTCAAAGCCATTGACGATCTGGTGAAATCTCAACCCATGATCAACATCAACTGA
- a CDS encoding glycosyltransferase family 1 protein, with protein MFDRPDILLLATADWDHPLWTNKQHVACSLSALGHRVLYIESLGMRTIQPTGRDWYRVWKRLRRALQSPRQVRPRIWICSPLVCPGVTKGLLCQFNRWLLNATLWWMRIRLGFRRPWLWTYSPLTLKFLDPEQFSLCVYHAVDAVQEQPCMPRGDIERQERLLCAAVDQVFVTSPELRRQLTPVSRRLRFDPNVVDQGHFATAMTLKKEDLPIDLTEIPEPRVGFIGAISTYKLDVALVAAIARAHPSLNFVFIGPQGEGEMTTDLSLWMDRPNIHLLGPRPYQELPGYCAGFHCGWLPLQRNAYTQAMFPMKFFEYLAAGLPVVATSIDSLQDFQSVAWLCEPELDEFSKALLGCIQGEGPARSTRLALARQHTYTARMERMMQTLRDGGLL; from the coding sequence ATGTTTGATCGGCCAGATATTCTCCTGTTGGCCACAGCGGATTGGGACCATCCCTTGTGGACCAACAAGCAGCATGTCGCCTGTTCTTTGTCGGCTCTTGGTCATCGTGTGCTTTACATTGAATCGCTTGGTATGCGAACGATTCAGCCCACTGGACGAGATTGGTATCGAGTTTGGAAGCGTCTGCGGCGTGCTTTGCAATCTCCAAGACAGGTACGGCCAAGAATTTGGATTTGTTCTCCTTTGGTTTGTCCCGGAGTCACAAAAGGCCTTCTATGTCAATTCAACCGCTGGCTTTTGAATGCAACATTGTGGTGGATGAGAATTCGGCTTGGCTTTCGAAGGCCGTGGTTGTGGACCTATAGCCCGCTCACCCTGAAGTTTTTGGATCCAGAGCAGTTCAGTTTGTGCGTCTATCACGCTGTTGATGCTGTACAGGAGCAGCCATGCATGCCCCGTGGGGATATTGAGCGACAGGAGAGATTGTTGTGTGCTGCGGTGGATCAGGTGTTTGTCACCTCACCTGAATTGCGTCGTCAGCTCACCCCGGTTTCCAGGCGGCTTCGCTTTGATCCCAATGTCGTCGATCAGGGGCATTTTGCGACGGCTATGACACTAAAAAAGGAAGACCTCCCAATTGATCTCACGGAGATACCCGAGCCAAGGGTCGGCTTTATTGGTGCAATCAGTACCTACAAGCTTGATGTTGCTTTGGTGGCTGCCATTGCTCGAGCACACCCTTCTTTGAACTTTGTGTTTATTGGTCCGCAAGGGGAGGGTGAGATGACCACTGACCTCTCTTTGTGGATGGATCGACCAAATATTCACCTACTGGGGCCAAGGCCCTACCAGGAGTTGCCGGGCTATTGCGCTGGGTTTCATTGTGGCTGGTTGCCTCTGCAGCGCAACGCCTACACCCAGGCAATGTTTCCTATGAAATTTTTTGAGTATCTCGCCGCTGGTTTGCCTGTTGTAGCGACATCGATTGACTCTCTTCAAGACTTTCAATCTGTTGCTTGGCTTTGTGAGCCAGAGCTAGATGAATTTTCTAAGGCTCTACTGGGGTGCATTCAGGGAGAGGGGCCAGCGCGGTCCACGCGCCTCGCCTTGGCACGTCAGCACACCTATACGGCGCGAATGGAGCGCATGATGCAAACCCTTCGGGACGGGGGATTGTTGTGA
- a CDS encoding glycosyltransferase family 2 protein: MTSPSISVITVCMNRLEHLRAAASRVAQWEHHFEHIVVDWCSQRPIERDHLPSDQRVRLVRVDGVADWHPGQAYNFAASCAQGEWLFRLDADCWVQNLDPTLLIHQTEIPAWVANASQEGSLGEILVLAEKFWGIGGYSELMRGYGFEDKDFVYRLEAAYHASCGSLAAEQVHFIPHGPQLRAVVRDSNAVARAFKRSSSAYNRFVAASVPWTARRRRASYRQLGADHWLWEMGTLPELPASIAEEARRIRRSTFWGYFLMLPEQYVIHTPQVLLPSDQSGRFRVRWFHRLYWQTVRRLIALPLDFLAVMRRLVG, translated from the coding sequence ATGACATCACCATCGATCAGTGTGATCACGGTTTGTATGAACCGTCTCGAGCATCTGCGAGCGGCTGCCTCCCGTGTGGCGCAATGGGAGCATCATTTTGAACATATTGTTGTTGATTGGTGCAGCCAGAGGCCGATTGAGCGGGATCACTTACCTTCCGATCAGCGGGTGAGGTTGGTTCGGGTTGATGGGGTTGCTGATTGGCATCCAGGCCAGGCATATAACTTCGCGGCCTCCTGTGCGCAGGGAGAGTGGTTGTTTCGTTTGGATGCTGACTGTTGGGTCCAGAATCTGGATCCAACGTTGCTGATCCATCAGACAGAGATCCCGGCCTGGGTAGCCAATGCGTCACAAGAGGGAAGTCTGGGCGAAATTCTTGTTTTGGCTGAAAAATTTTGGGGCATTGGCGGTTACAGCGAGCTGATGAGGGGTTACGGCTTTGAAGACAAGGATTTTGTGTATCGCCTTGAAGCCGCGTACCACGCTTCCTGTGGATCTCTCGCTGCTGAACAGGTTCACTTCATCCCCCACGGACCCCAGCTGCGCGCTGTTGTGCGGGATTCGAATGCCGTTGCTCGAGCATTCAAACGTTCGAGCTCGGCCTACAACCGTTTTGTTGCGGCATCAGTGCCGTGGACTGCTCGACGCCGGCGTGCGTCCTACCGGCAGCTCGGTGCTGATCACTGGTTGTGGGAGATGGGTACGTTGCCGGAATTGCCGGCGTCGATCGCTGAAGAGGCGCGTCGTATAAGGCGCTCAACCTTTTGGGGCTATTTCTTGATGTTGCCCGAGCAGTATGTGATTCACACACCGCAGGTGTTGTTGCCGTCTGATCAATCGGGGCGCTTCCGTGTGCGCTGGTTTCACCGGCTGTATTGGCAGACCGTACGGCGACTGATTGCCTTGCCCCTTGATTTCCTCGCTGTTATGCGGCGGTTGGTGGGATGA
- a CDS encoding ABC transporter ATP-binding protein — MHLRSQTWTDLRRLFKELPAKRVRFLVIVLVASFLQGLMDLALVGMMTRLAGLMAGGRLQDQLPGVRVFGGGILDQAGWLLFLLAATFWIASLSRFGVALLQSFLSAEIWNDLVNKVYSNLMMQRYEFFADNRSANLAESFNRVLNRVSNSVIVPLLAVAGNALSIIVLLVGVVFAIGWSAVWMFALMFAAYVVASAIVTPYIRRASKQRVRYSRRINMILMESLRSMRDVHLYSADRYFLGSFSRNGIVAKRYERLVKLLPDVPRFLIEPAAITILFAAGLAPVVLSGDVSDVRDSVPSIVAVLITLTRISAPLQSTFRNLNKLRGGLPDIKDSLELLSLKPKRLLLDTDSVPTPSGVMPRRSIQLDDVTFKFKSGTAEILRSISISIPVGSRVALVGRTGSGKTTLAHILLGLYQPTSGVLRLDGVAVSPEEMPAWQANCALVPQDIRLLDSSLRENVAFGVSPEHIDDVRVWSALESAQFDESVAEMPHGLYSVIGEDGVKLSGGQRQRLSLARAFYREAKVLVLDEATSALDNRTEHDVMQALDLIGRRCTTIVIAHRLSTVRKCDRIYEVDGGVIKAQGDFEYLCSASESFRDMNRLELS; from the coding sequence ATGCATCTGCGAAGCCAGACATGGACAGATTTGAGGAGACTTTTTAAGGAACTGCCTGCAAAAAGGGTTCGTTTCTTGGTCATTGTCCTAGTGGCTTCTTTTCTGCAGGGCTTGATGGATCTGGCCTTGGTGGGAATGATGACCCGTTTGGCCGGATTGATGGCTGGTGGCCGATTACAGGATCAGCTGCCAGGCGTGCGCGTGTTTGGTGGTGGCATTCTCGATCAGGCGGGATGGTTACTGTTCCTTCTGGCAGCGACCTTTTGGATTGCTTCTTTATCGCGCTTTGGTGTTGCGCTGCTGCAAAGCTTCCTGAGTGCAGAGATTTGGAACGATTTGGTTAATAAGGTGTATAGCAATTTAATGATGCAACGATATGAATTTTTTGCTGATAACCGCAGTGCGAACTTGGCGGAAAGTTTTAACCGTGTTTTGAATCGTGTCTCTAATTCTGTGATTGTGCCTCTTCTTGCTGTGGCAGGCAACGCCTTGTCGATCATCGTCCTCCTGGTTGGAGTGGTCTTCGCAATTGGTTGGTCGGCCGTATGGATGTTTGCCCTAATGTTCGCAGCATATGTTGTGGCATCGGCAATTGTTACTCCTTACATCAGGCGTGCTTCCAAGCAGCGAGTCCGTTATTCACGGCGGATTAATATGATTTTGATGGAGTCGCTGCGCTCGATGCGTGATGTTCATCTTTACTCGGCTGATAGATATTTTTTAGGAAGCTTTTCTAGAAATGGAATTGTGGCCAAGCGTTATGAACGTCTTGTCAAGCTTCTCCCCGATGTCCCCCGCTTCCTGATCGAGCCTGCGGCAATCACAATTTTGTTCGCGGCAGGTTTGGCGCCAGTAGTTTTGTCGGGGGACGTCTCTGACGTTCGTGATTCAGTGCCCTCTATCGTGGCAGTATTAATCACTTTGACGAGAATTTCTGCGCCACTTCAGAGTACATTCCGGAATTTGAATAAATTGCGTGGTGGGTTGCCTGATATAAAAGATTCCTTGGAGCTGTTGTCTCTTAAGCCCAAGAGACTTCTGTTGGATACTGATAGTGTTCCTACTCCTTCAGGAGTTATGCCTCGGCGCTCGATCCAATTGGATGACGTCACATTCAAGTTTAAGAGCGGAACGGCAGAAATTTTGCGCTCAATCTCGATTTCAATTCCCGTTGGATCTCGCGTTGCTTTGGTTGGGCGTACGGGAAGTGGTAAAACAACCTTGGCTCACATCTTGCTTGGCTTATATCAGCCGACCTCAGGAGTGTTGCGACTTGATGGTGTGGCTGTTTCTCCTGAGGAGATGCCGGCATGGCAGGCCAACTGTGCACTCGTGCCTCAGGATATTCGCTTGCTAGATAGCAGCCTGCGAGAAAATGTTGCTTTTGGTGTTAGCCCTGAACACATCGATGATGTACGAGTCTGGTCTGCTCTCGAATCAGCTCAATTTGATGAATCTGTGGCGGAGATGCCTCACGGGCTTTATAGCGTTATTGGCGAGGATGGGGTAAAGCTGTCCGGCGGCCAACGCCAACGACTTTCTCTGGCGAGGGCTTTCTACCGCGAAGCCAAAGTTTTGGTTTTGGATGAAGCAACGAGCGCTTTGGATAATCGCACTGAACACGATGTGATGCAAGCTCTCGACTTGATTGGACGTCGATGTACAACTATCGTGATCGCACATCGGCTTTCAACTGTTCGTAAGTGTGATCGGATTTATGAAGTTGACGGCGGTGTGATAAAGGCTCAAGGTGATTTCGAATACCTTTGCTCCGCTTCGGAAAGTTTTAGGGATATGAATAGATTGGAGTTAAGCTAA
- a CDS encoding glycosyltransferase family 2 protein — protein MCMNRQLHLRQSAQHLSALSQHDEHLIVDWSSTAPLLRSELPSDPRIRLHRVEGESQWNLCRAYNFAASQSTGTILLKLDADSWLDPALDVEQLLQQAPIWLGAGSGGTAGQWLMERDAFDAVGGFNERMLSWGFDDKDLRARLVLHFGPQVKTLPPGSLHAIHHSDSVRIGGRLDQPTKSFVRHQALAALRASRLNNRLVAAECPWGRTSVSTQYQHVLGQSSDSVWRADKETIPQLPLSVDRSLRQQRRRTFWNVLLDIPDVAIAQLPLKLLPPDCSGQWRVRWWHWLYWSTVRRLLLLPVLILACLKGSGRLLR, from the coding sequence GTGTGTATGAATCGTCAGTTGCACCTTCGGCAGTCCGCGCAACATCTCTCGGCCTTGTCTCAGCATGATGAGCATCTGATTGTGGATTGGAGCAGTACTGCCCCACTGCTACGCAGTGAACTACCTTCCGACCCTCGGATCCGATTGCACCGCGTTGAAGGGGAATCGCAATGGAACCTGTGTCGGGCTTATAACTTTGCGGCGTCTCAATCGACTGGGACGATCCTTTTGAAGCTTGATGCTGATAGTTGGCTTGATCCAGCTCTCGATGTTGAACAGTTGCTGCAGCAAGCCCCCATTTGGTTGGGCGCCGGTTCCGGTGGCACGGCCGGTCAATGGTTGATGGAACGCGACGCTTTTGATGCTGTCGGAGGATTTAATGAACGAATGTTGAGTTGGGGTTTTGACGATAAGGATTTGCGCGCACGGCTGGTCTTACATTTTGGTCCTCAAGTGAAAACATTGCCGCCTGGCTCGCTTCATGCAATCCATCACAGTGATTCTGTGAGAATTGGTGGTCGCCTTGATCAGCCAACCAAGTCTTTTGTGCGTCACCAGGCTCTCGCGGCTCTCCGGGCTTCTCGGCTTAACAATCGCCTGGTTGCAGCTGAATGTCCCTGGGGGAGGACGTCGGTTTCGACCCAGTATCAGCATGTTCTTGGTCAGTCTTCAGACTCCGTTTGGCGTGCTGATAAAGAAACAATTCCACAGTTGCCATTGTCTGTCGACCGCTCCCTGCGGCAGCAACGTCGCCGGACTTTTTGGAATGTCTTGCTTGACATTCCCGATGTAGCGATAGCGCAGCTCCCTCTCAAGCTGCTTCCACCGGATTGTTCTGGTCAGTGGAGGGTGCGGTGGTGGCATTGGTTGTATTGGTCCACGGTCCGTCGGTTGTTGCTGCTCCCAGTTCTGATCTTGGCATGCCTGAAGGGCAGTGGTCGTTTGCTTCGATGA
- a CDS encoding glycosyltransferase, with protein MLTTLIRVLVPGTSTRFRCGGLSVELQTARLLSSLCATELVTYMERHQDHPFLDDLLSVEPSRREVLWIVSWGFDVPALVRRLRSHRVAYHAHSSGYGFTLPPGVPVLAVSRNTLGYWGDRCPRNPLLLVPNAIEPGWLERGARGSAERRPIDVLVQARKSSRYVLDQLVPALRQQGFRVEVQSGWVDDLVDLFNRSCVYLYDSAEYWRGRGVTEGFGLPPLEAMACGCVVFSSLNHALADHGDPGRMVHQIGCGRLAFDVRRIQHAVRDPAGWRPPAAALNAVLEGSSEASLLQRWTVALDQLEALDLAEGPLLSSPPTWSLKLQQLCQRLQRVVDRLPGWPMFSR; from the coding sequence GTGCTCACCACGCTCATCCGCGTGCTGGTCCCCGGCACCAGCACGCGGTTCCGTTGCGGTGGTCTGAGTGTGGAGCTGCAGACGGCACGACTGCTGTCGAGCCTCTGTGCAACGGAGCTGGTGACCTATATGGAGCGGCATCAGGATCATCCATTTCTGGACGATTTGCTCAGTGTTGAGCCTTCTCGGCGGGAGGTGCTGTGGATCGTCAGCTGGGGATTTGATGTTCCGGCATTGGTCCGTCGGTTACGGAGCCATCGCGTGGCTTATCACGCCCACAGCAGTGGGTATGGCTTCACGCTTCCCCCTGGGGTGCCGGTGCTGGCGGTGAGTCGCAACACCCTTGGCTACTGGGGTGATCGTTGCCCCCGCAACCCTTTATTGCTGGTGCCCAATGCCATCGAGCCCGGTTGGCTGGAACGAGGCGCCCGGGGTAGTGCGGAGCGCCGTCCAATCGATGTGTTGGTGCAGGCCCGCAAGAGTAGTCGGTACGTGTTGGATCAGCTGGTCCCTGCCTTGCGGCAGCAAGGGTTCAGGGTGGAGGTTCAAAGCGGCTGGGTCGATGACCTCGTTGATCTGTTCAACCGCTCCTGCGTTTATCTCTACGACTCAGCCGAGTACTGGCGAGGACGCGGCGTGACGGAGGGCTTTGGCTTACCACCGCTGGAGGCCATGGCCTGCGGTTGTGTGGTCTTCAGCAGCCTGAATCACGCTCTGGCCGACCACGGTGATCCGGGTCGGATGGTCCATCAGATCGGCTGCGGGCGCTTGGCCTTTGATGTGCGCCGGATCCAGCACGCCGTCCGCGATCCAGCTGGGTGGAGACCACCGGCAGCAGCTCTGAATGCTGTGCTGGAGGGGAGCTCAGAGGCGTCCCTGCTGCAGCGTTGGACGGTGGCTCTGGATCAGCTGGAGGCCCTGGACCTGGCTGAAGGTCCGCTGCTCAGCAGCCCACCCACCTGGTCGCTGAAGCTGCAGCAGCTCTGCCAACGGCTGCAGCGAGTGGTCGATCGGTTGCCCGGCTGGCCGATGTTCTCGAGATGA
- a CDS encoding glycosyltransferase, translated as MSSDVRVVLAMGTKPFQKGFDRLLQAFQELAPRYPDLVLALVGVHPDHPDLAAPLQRTGSLRPRIVLPGRVGNPADWYQRADLFVLSSRYEGSPNVLLEAMAAGCPCLAVDCPTGPHEVIRHGANGWLLPERTDGFDLAMGIETCLNQPAECRRLGQAAREIRDQFSPAKVQAMFQRSLEPLLKPRVLVLVPTRRSPTETFVRANLARMPLDQIVYVGDEWGGWNHPGQMAYGLAIAVSKAMTRLGWHRLASWPAACVAFLLIQRHRADVVLAEFGFHAVRVMDACAWSDVPLVVHFRGSDASAHRRLTLLRERYRRLMRLSSALLAKSQVMKDVLVGLGADPTAVTITPSGADETVFHADDPARQPPHVLFVGRLIEKKGPLDALEAFAQARLLVSERLRAEMRLRVVGDGPLQQAMQRRINELGLQGCVDVLGVQPPAAVAEWMRQSRCLLLPSRIASDGDAEGCPVAVLEAQLSGLPVVSTRHAGIPEVVLDGTTGLLVEEGDVAGLAQALALMCRDPQRAKLLGSAGRARVMSHFTVDHHVKTVADVLSRVVSRQQQPADR; from the coding sequence ATGTCGTCTGATGTTCGGGTTGTCCTCGCGATGGGGACCAAGCCCTTTCAAAAAGGTTTCGACCGACTGTTGCAGGCGTTTCAGGAGCTTGCACCCCGCTATCCCGATCTCGTGCTGGCGTTGGTTGGTGTCCACCCCGATCATCCGGATCTTGCTGCTCCCCTCCAGCGGACGGGGTCTCTGCGGCCAAGAATCGTGCTGCCCGGCCGTGTGGGGAATCCTGCTGATTGGTATCAAAGGGCTGATTTGTTTGTACTCAGCTCTCGATACGAGGGAAGTCCCAATGTTCTTCTCGAAGCGATGGCTGCTGGCTGCCCCTGTCTGGCGGTGGACTGCCCAACAGGCCCTCACGAGGTGATTCGCCACGGTGCCAATGGATGGCTTCTCCCGGAGAGGACTGATGGTTTCGATCTCGCCATGGGGATCGAGACTTGCCTGAACCAACCGGCCGAATGTCGACGACTCGGTCAGGCCGCGCGTGAAATCCGTGATCAGTTCTCACCCGCCAAGGTTCAGGCCATGTTTCAGCGGTCATTGGAGCCATTGTTGAAGCCCCGGGTGCTGGTTCTTGTGCCAACGCGTCGTTCGCCGACAGAAACTTTTGTGCGGGCCAATCTGGCGCGCATGCCTTTGGATCAGATTGTTTATGTCGGTGATGAGTGGGGGGGGTGGAATCATCCAGGCCAGATGGCCTATGGGTTGGCCATTGCGGTGAGCAAGGCCATGACGCGGCTGGGATGGCATCGGCTAGCCAGCTGGCCTGCAGCTTGTGTGGCCTTCCTGTTGATTCAACGGCATCGCGCTGATGTGGTCTTGGCGGAATTCGGTTTTCATGCAGTCCGCGTCATGGATGCATGTGCGTGGTCCGATGTTCCTTTGGTGGTGCACTTTCGGGGCTCTGATGCATCGGCCCATCGACGATTGACCTTGCTGCGCGAGCGTTATCGCCGTCTGATGCGTCTTTCGTCTGCCTTATTGGCCAAAAGCCAGGTGATGAAGGATGTTTTGGTGGGGTTGGGGGCGGACCCGACGGCGGTCACGATCACCCCATCGGGGGCCGATGAAACCGTGTTCCATGCAGATGATCCCGCCAGGCAGCCCCCCCACGTGCTGTTTGTCGGCAGGCTGATTGAGAAAAAGGGGCCATTGGATGCCCTTGAGGCCTTTGCCCAGGCACGTCTGCTGGTGTCGGAACGGTTGAGGGCTGAGATGCGGCTCCGCGTTGTGGGGGATGGTCCCTTGCAACAGGCAATGCAGCGGCGCATAAACGAGCTGGGTTTGCAGGGTTGCGTTGATGTTCTGGGGGTTCAGCCGCCAGCAGCCGTGGCGGAGTGGATGCGCCAAAGTCGCTGCTTGCTTCTTCCATCGCGAATCGCCTCCGATGGCGATGCAGAGGGTTGTCCCGTTGCTGTTCTGGAGGCGCAATTGTCCGGGCTGCCGGTTGTGTCGACGCGGCATGCTGGAATTCCTGAGGTGGTTCTGGACGGAACAACGGGGTTGTTGGTTGAAGAAGGTGACGTTGCAGGATTGGCGCAGGCCTTGGCGCTGATGTGTCGTGATCCGCAGCGGGCCAAGCTGCTGGGTTCAGCTGGACGTGCGCGGGTGATGAGCCATTTCACGGTTGACCATCATGTGAAGACGGTTGCTGATGTTCTGTCGAGGGTGGTTTCTCGTCAACAACAGCCGGCTGATCGATGA